The Scyliorhinus canicula chromosome 13, sScyCan1.1, whole genome shotgun sequence genome contains a region encoding:
- the tmem44 gene encoding transmembrane protein 44 isoform X4: MQHVWGTSSKTTEYQVFTAAYMTAVDVLRFVLILFPVCGSRSSSKTDQQRLRNKRRRSAMFMVCLPFAMGTSYYCWASPAAQVDIRGPRRKLLTTLLQDNTEIIGYALGVIAVFVAWTSKFPLILKASRGRIDSSLQKWALILSILAGVLYAAAILAHEKTPEFILQSLPWLLIFLGGSALDISILFLSCLLKDKSTRQNWGLEMVIESDTISLLESPGQEMEEEEVQAEAQSSDWMPLNIPQNNRYLRKMAEIGHYMDMSIEPVQEIGFGVKRLPGDGQTCTERGKRVDTLFVHDPPMYPPKQIIHANVSSCSSSDATSINSELEQKYLEALNSEQWDFEDIPQEWKMTRKQQEHTLNHSPDHIPVISMHSFPTSISSSTSTTDFWLSDTETMMTEEATSAILAQYEEEVNRSKR, encoded by the exons CAGGTTTTTACAGCAGCTTATATGACAGCTGTGGATGTTCTCCGTTTTGTTTTAATCCTGTTTCCTGTGTGTGGATCAAGATCCAGTTCAAAAACAG ATCAGCAAAGACTAAGAAATAAAAGAAGAAGAAGTGCCATGTTCATGGTTTGCTTACCTTTTGCAATGGGCACAAGTTACTACTGTTGGGCTTCCCCTGCTGCTCAAGTGGATATTCGTGGACCAAGAAGGAAACTGCTTACCACATTACTTCAG GACAACACAGAAATCATTGGTTATGCGCTGGGGGTGATTGCAGTGTTTGTTGCCTGGACATCAAAGTTTCCACTGATTTTAAAGGCA TCTAGGGGGAGGATTGATAGCAGTCTCCAGAAATGGGCTCTGATCCTTTCAATTCTGGCGGGTGTACTGTATGCTGCCGCCATTTTGGCACATGAGAAAACACCTGAGTTCATCCTGCAATCTTTACCCTGGCTCCTTATCTTTCTTGGTGGTTCAGCCCTAGATATTTCT ATACTGTTCTTATCATGTCTACTGAAAGATAAATCTACTCGCCAGAATTGGGGTTTAGAGATGGTAATAGAATCTGATACGATCTCTCTGTTGGAATCTCCTGGACAGGAAATGGAAGAAGAGGAGGTTCAAGCAGAAGCACAG agtTCGGATTGGATGCCACTGAACATACCCCAGAACAACCGATATTTACGTAAAATGGCAGAAATAGGCCACTATATGGATATGAGCATTGAACCAGTGCAAGAG ATTGGATTTGGTGTTAAAAGATTACCGGGAGATGGACAGACTTGtacagagagaggaaaaagagtggATACCCTGTTTGTCCACGATCCCCCAATGTACCCTCCAAAACAAATTATCCATGCAAATGTGTCCTCGTGTAGCTCATCAGATGCTACTTCCATAAACTCTGAATTAGAG CAAAAGTACTTGGAAGCCTTAAACTCTGAACAG TGGGATTTTGAAGATATTCCTCAAGAATGGAAAATGACAAGAAAACAACAAGAACATACCTTAAATCATAGTCCAGATCACATTCCAGTAATCAGCATGCACTCCTTCCCTACCAGCATTTCTTCAAGTACATCAACAACTGACTTTTGGCTCTCTGACACTGAAACTATGATGACAGAAGAGGCAACCTCAGCAATTTTGGCTCAATATGAAGAAGAAGTAAATAGGTCTAAACGATGA